The Pyrenophora tritici-repentis strain M4 chromosome 9, whole genome shotgun sequence sequence GAAGGTGCGCTAGAGGGTTGAGCTGCAGGCCGCGGGTAAACGGCCTAGGAACAGTTACGCCTCCTGCCTCTGTGTGATTTCACCTTGTCCATGCTGTGCCACGCTTGTCACGACGAGTAGTTGTGAGGCGGGCGGGTGCATCATGGATACGCGGGGAAGCGCACTGGAGTTGGCCGAGGCCATTTTAGACCTTCATCCGCCCCATCTGCCGCGCCTCTCGTGTCGTGCACCCAGCTAATCCCTGCTACGGGCGAGAAACCCTGCTCCCTCTCCTCCGCTTCACCAACACGCCTCCTGAGCTTCTACCACGTCGCGGCTCTTGCAATTCCTGCTCCTCTGTTGACGTGTCGCTCCCTCTCAACTCAATTGTCTCCCCAACTTTCTAAATTGGGACAAACCACCTCGACCACTCCACTGCAGTCCGACCAAAGCACCCCAAGCTATCATGTCGTCCAAGTTCTCTTTCAAGCCGCTCACATTGGCGCCCATCAATTTCTCTCTCACCGAAGGCACCTCGATACCCGCGCCGCTCGACAGCCCACCCGACACTCCGCGCCCTCCCACGCCCGGCAAGGGCCCACTGTCGTCGCATCCGACTTCACCTGGCGCCTCGCCCACAAGAGAGTCGCCAGACTCGCCGCCTCTGGGTAAGACGTCAGACGACTCCACCGCGCCTGCCCATCTGGCTCAGAGCCGCACAAGTGATGCGGCAAGCACCATGTCTCCTACGAGCCCTTCGAGCAAGCGGCCCGCGTCGGTTCGCAAGTTTTTGGGCATCCGCACCCTTTCTTCTTCAGACAGCCTAAAGTCCGAGCGCCCGGGCTCGCCAGCGACAATAAACAGCCAGGCGCCCAGTCTGAACAGAAGGAAAAGCGGAAGCTGGTTCGGCAAACGGAAGACGTTCGCCGTCGGTGCCGTGCCAGAAGGAAACGTCGACACGACGACAAACTTCAACGGCCGTACAGTCTCGCAACCCGTCGCACAGGCCGCGCCCGCACCCAAGCCCAAGGGGCCGCCGCCGCCTGCCCTTCCCGGCCTCAGCTCCTTTGGTGTCAACGAAGACACGCTGAGTCTGGGTGCCGACGACATGTTTGCAAATATAGGAAAAGCAGAGGTGCCCAAGTCGACGAGATGGTAGATGCATCACGTAAAATCCCACCCCAAACTGAAGAAATGACTTGGGCCGAGAGGCAGAGAGCCATGTTCATGAAAGCATTTTCTAACGGAAATCTCAACAAATTTTTAATGTCCTTTTTGCGCTTATATACCTTTAGGATACGACCACAGGTTGGAGTTTCTTGATAATGAGAACCTGTGGCTTTGTTCTACATATTGTTTCCTTGCGTCCTTTTCCTGGCTTTTGCGCTTTGGCTTGCATATGCACAAAGATACCCCAGTCGACAACAGTATAGCGATGGCGGAGCCGCGCGGACAGAAGAGATGGAGAGAGAGGGGAAAAGAAAGATTGTATGTGCGTCTGAGATGAGTGTCTTGTGACGACTGGGGAGGGTGACGTGGTTCGGCAGCCTCTTTTGTTTTTTACCATTCACCACCCGTCTTTGTACCATGAACAGAGTAGGCCGTTTTGACAGTTGCAAAAATATACGTTTCTTATGTCTGAAAAGACTTGATCTCGACGATCGTCATCACAATCGTGATTGCCAACATGGGGTGGTTTCAAGGTTACGTCACCATGTGTCGTACAGATCTTCAGGGTCTCCCGTCGCGAACCAAACATTGACCCCGACTGACAGGATACCGACCATACAGCTCGACGTCTGACAACCCTAAAGCGTCTTCGCATATACAGTACCGTGGGCTGTGGTCTTAGTCTTTcgcacacacacatacacacacaTACACCCAAAAACACCACAACGCATTGACTTTACGAATTTCCACCCAACCTACTTACCCCACCCCGCAAAACACCTATATCAAATCTCCCAATACACAGTGCGTTTCACATAAATCACAAACTGATAAGACACGACTTTAGTACACCTAGGATGCCTTGCTCGCTTGTCCTCTATAGCAAAGTCTGGTATATGTAAACATCCCAGTCATGGTGTTCGGCAATAAGATTGTCGCTATAGAAACGGGGCGGAGGAGAGACGAGAAAACAGGTATACAGTAAAATTATAAACTTGATAACATGAGATTGCTTTCGCATGATTGGGGGGACGATGCGTGGTTTGAATAGTGTAGTGGAGTTGGGGTATAGTAGGAATAGTATTCTGCCTTGTTTACGGCATGTGTGGCATGTACTTCAGTAAACGTGAGTCACGAAATTAATATTTCAACCAACCACTCTACGAATCATGGAGTGGAACTCAATAAGCAAATTTCCTATCCTGACATAATGTGACGTGCTACCACTCTCCCATCATCCCACGCGACAGCCCCACCAGCGCCAAGCCACATTCCCCTCCCCTTACGTACGATGTCCCACCCCTTTCACAAAACCCCACTACATAAATCTTGCAACTTTGAATTTTTCCATCGCCCGCTTAGCACAGTGGTACTGCGTCGCACTCGTAACGCACTTTGCTCGATATGCGAAGATCCACG is a genomic window containing:
- a CDS encoding Tymo-45kd-70kd multi-domain protein, which produces MSSKFSFKPLTLAPINFSLTEGTSIPAPLDSPPDTPRPPTPGKGPLSSHPTSPGASPTRESPDSPPLGKTSDDSTAPAHLAQSRTSDAASTMSPTSPSSKRPASVRKFLGIRTLSSSDSLKSERPGSPATINSQAPSLNRRKSGSWFGKRKTFAVGAVPEGNVDTTTNFNGRTVSQPVAQAAPAPKPKGPPPPALPGLSSFGVNEDTLSLGADDMFANIGKAEVPKSTRW